A stretch of Paenibacillus peoriae DNA encodes these proteins:
- a CDS encoding serine hydrolase domain-containing protein, whose protein sequence is MNSLELKPLIHVLNELETRSCLIEQQGNMILNYYREPQIANELYKINSCTKSVISALVSIAMNQQQGPKPETPILEFFPQLATDSDSRNHDITIEHLLTMSAGFNWTEFGGQNSFPTMSKTSDWVQFVLSQPLSDVPGTRMEYSSGCSQLLATILRHVSGQTVAEFAEQQLFQPLGIESYHWETDPQGTHTGGFGLHLRPMDMLKFGQLYLNEGGWEGRQIIQAETVRYSTRPFLPAAKPQKAFYGWHWWTSSFSDGTDTGSETDYFYALGFGGQYIVVVPSYDMVVVVTADKFKKKRTPVDIFRQYIVPLLLQQNG, encoded by the coding sequence ATGAACAGTCTGGAGCTCAAACCGCTTATTCACGTGCTTAACGAGTTGGAAACCCGCAGCTGCCTTATTGAGCAGCAGGGTAACATGATCTTGAATTACTATCGTGAACCTCAAATTGCTAACGAACTCTATAAAATAAATTCCTGCACCAAAAGCGTGATTTCTGCATTAGTTAGTATCGCTATGAACCAGCAACAGGGACCGAAACCGGAGACGCCGATCCTCGAATTCTTTCCCCAGTTGGCCACAGATAGTGATTCTCGAAACCATGATATTACGATTGAACATCTGCTGACGATGTCCGCAGGCTTTAACTGGACGGAGTTTGGCGGACAAAACTCTTTTCCTACCATGAGCAAAACGTCAGACTGGGTGCAATTTGTACTTTCACAGCCATTATCGGATGTGCCAGGCACGCGAATGGAGTACAGTTCTGGCTGTTCTCAACTTTTGGCCACCATACTACGTCATGTTTCTGGACAAACAGTTGCTGAATTTGCCGAACAGCAATTATTCCAACCGCTCGGTATCGAAAGCTACCATTGGGAAACCGATCCTCAGGGCACTCATACGGGAGGCTTCGGACTGCATCTCAGGCCAATGGACATGCTCAAATTCGGGCAGCTTTACCTGAATGAAGGAGGCTGGGAAGGACGGCAGATCATCCAAGCAGAGACGGTTCGATATTCAACCCGTCCGTTTCTCCCTGCTGCCAAACCACAAAAAGCATTTTACGGATGGCACTGGTGGACTTCTTCCTTTTCAGATGGAACAGATACAGGAAGTGAAACGGACTATTTTTACGCTCTCGGCTTTGGTGGGCAATATATTGTTGTCGTCCCGTCGTATGACATGGTTGTTGTCGTTACCGCCGATAAATTCAAAAAGAAACGGACTCCTGTGGATATTTTCCGGCAGTATATTGTACCGCTACTACTCCAGCAGAATGGATAG
- a CDS encoding copper amine oxidase N-terminal domain-containing protein, translating to MNKAFCWVFLAIFLFISSSTTYAAENQIKVDGVTATSDVKPEMKNNRLMVPLRVVSESLGASVEWSNSEVILAKSDMKVKLAINRSTAEKNGEKILLDVKPYTKNNRIYVPLRFIAETFGCNVNYSNLAVIVDTKPLFINGVQVKALQQEYRMTLGGVVQQIHGNAYNETIYNIFTKGKGEKVEAPENYSWSLTLDTPGSYYKDAQYDFLGQKGKSLARFDMYSLIHTYPPELLTGYPETLIHDVSNDEWYLFNDTARKSINQLMFTAGKNGFLKIISNTTV from the coding sequence ATGAACAAAGCATTCTGCTGGGTTTTTCTTGCAATCTTTTTATTTATTTCATCATCCACTACTTATGCAGCAGAAAATCAAATCAAAGTTGACGGTGTGACTGCTACATCCGATGTGAAGCCCGAAATGAAGAACAACCGTTTAATGGTACCTCTACGTGTTGTTAGTGAAAGTTTGGGGGCTAGCGTCGAATGGTCCAATTCCGAGGTTATTCTCGCTAAAAGCGATATGAAAGTGAAATTAGCAATAAATAGAAGTACAGCGGAGAAAAACGGCGAAAAGATACTGCTTGATGTAAAACCATACACGAAAAACAATCGCATATATGTTCCACTTCGTTTTATTGCAGAGACGTTTGGCTGCAATGTCAATTACAGCAACCTTGCAGTGATTGTTGATACTAAACCACTGTTCATAAACGGTGTACAAGTAAAAGCATTGCAACAGGAATACCGTATGACTTTGGGCGGCGTAGTTCAGCAAATTCATGGCAATGCATATAATGAAACCATTTATAATATTTTCACAAAAGGCAAAGGTGAAAAGGTCGAAGCACCTGAAAACTATTCTTGGAGCTTAACTCTTGACACACCTGGATCTTATTATAAAGATGCACAATACGATTTCTTAGGCCAAAAAGGGAAAAGCTTAGCTCGTTTTGATATGTATTCTTTAATTCACACTTATCCACCTGAACTTTTAACAGGCTACCCAGAGACATTGATTCATGACGTATCGAATGATGAGTGGTATTTGTTTAACGATACCGCAAGAAAATCCATTAATCAGTTAATGTTTACCGCTGGGAAGAACGGTTTTCTGAAGATTATAAGTAACACAACTGTATAA
- a CDS encoding methyl-accepting chemotaxis protein translates to MFKLTLKKKIISAALILVIVLSLSSVIGVIKMSEMGEASDKVNNRSLPAVILLQGMDKQITEIDRLTVRMILEEDAAVRSTYQEELTKATASMDKSVNKYQSLASTAEEKELFTDFYGQWAMYLRHLKVVSAAMEENDKVMAYMIIHGNSSIYKAALDDVNKLKLLNEQYATDAANQSSQSYHSGRLLMISLTIICTILGIIGSFLLAQSFTKPILKIAEQIKLVTRGDLQVEPLSIRSKDEVGELASDFNEMCDSLRNLLKEVVDNSLLVASTAEQLTASAEQTSIATEQIAISATQVAEGSQTQLVDIAETLNYTVDVSKSVENITNRFVNVANLTTQAQEKANNGKTQMSSTVSQIRDVHTKVTQSAEVVNILGEKSAEIRQITAMIRDIAARTNLLSLNASIEAARAGEQGKGFAVVAFEVRNLSAQASEATGKISSLVNEIALRTDEVVISMNEGVQSLNEGMMLVEGVGNVFSEIVGAVEEVSGEVDTAAVEARSVNEGTVSMVESMKKIAEISERAADSTQTVASVVEETTASMQEVSAGANMLAKRAEEMNQTVSVFKI, encoded by the coding sequence GTGTTTAAATTAACGTTAAAGAAAAAGATAATTAGTGCAGCGCTCATACTGGTGATCGTGCTGTCCCTTTCAAGTGTTATAGGCGTCATTAAGATGTCGGAAATGGGGGAGGCTTCTGATAAGGTAAATAACAGGTCTTTACCTGCAGTCATTCTTCTTCAAGGTATGGATAAGCAGATTACAGAAATCGATAGGCTCACCGTTCGAATGATACTCGAAGAGGATGCAGCCGTCCGCAGCACTTATCAAGAAGAACTAACCAAAGCTACAGCGTCAATGGATAAGAGTGTAAATAAATATCAAAGTTTAGCCTCCACGGCAGAGGAAAAAGAACTATTCACCGACTTTTATGGTCAGTGGGCAATGTATCTCCGCCATCTAAAGGTGGTTTCCGCGGCCATGGAAGAAAACGACAAGGTGATGGCCTACATGATCATCCATGGGAATTCTTCTATTTATAAGGCAGCCTTGGACGATGTGAATAAACTGAAGCTGCTTAATGAGCAGTACGCTACTGATGCCGCTAATCAATCGAGTCAATCTTACCATTCAGGTAGACTTTTGATGATTTCTCTGACTATCATATGTACGATCCTTGGAATTATCGGTTCTTTTTTACTGGCTCAATCGTTCACTAAGCCCATATTAAAGATAGCGGAACAGATAAAGCTGGTAACGAGAGGGGACCTGCAAGTGGAACCCCTTAGTATCCGATCCAAAGATGAGGTCGGGGAGCTGGCATCCGATTTTAATGAAATGTGCGATTCACTTCGCAATCTTTTAAAGGAAGTTGTGGATAATTCCTTACTGGTTGCCTCTACGGCTGAACAGTTAACGGCTAGTGCGGAACAGACAAGCATTGCTACCGAGCAGATAGCTATAAGTGCCACTCAGGTTGCGGAGGGATCTCAGACACAGCTTGTAGACATAGCTGAAACGCTGAATTACACGGTAGACGTTTCTAAAAGTGTAGAGAACATAACCAATCGCTTTGTGAATGTGGCAAATCTCACAACCCAAGCACAAGAAAAAGCAAACAACGGAAAAACCCAAATGTCTTCGACTGTTTCTCAAATAAGAGATGTGCATACCAAGGTAACTCAATCCGCTGAAGTAGTAAATATTCTAGGAGAAAAGTCTGCGGAGATCAGACAGATCACAGCTATGATCCGTGATATAGCAGCTCGAACCAATTTGCTTTCACTAAATGCGAGTATAGAAGCTGCGAGGGCGGGAGAGCAGGGAAAAGGGTTTGCGGTTGTTGCTTTTGAAGTACGCAATCTGTCGGCACAAGCAAGTGAAGCAACAGGCAAGATCTCTTCTCTGGTTAACGAAATTGCCTTAAGAACAGATGAAGTTGTGATTTCAATGAATGAAGGTGTTCAATCTCTGAATGAAGGCATGATGCTTGTCGAAGGCGTAGGTAACGTTTTTTCTGAGATTGTAGGTGCCGTTGAAGAAGTGAGCGGTGAGGTGGACACTGCGGCTGTAGAAGCAAGATCCGTAAATGAAGGGACCGTTTCTATGGTGGAATCGATGAAGAAAATTGCTGAAATCTCCGAACGTGCAGCAGATTCTACTCAAACAGTCGCAAGCGTAGTCGAGGAAACTACTGCATCCATGCAGGAAGTGTCTGCGGGTGCTAACATGCTTGCCAAGAGGGCGGAAGAGATGAATCAGACGGTGTCGGTATTCAAGATTTAA
- the yicI gene encoding alpha-xylosidase produces the protein MKFTDGYWLVRKGYEIQNPAEIRDIVTDDASMTVYAATHRIEHKGDTLNGALLKATYSSPMPNVIRVRLNHHKGRVHQGPDFEIHTLPTEVGITVDEDAAVLKSGDLSVRVGRGKSWDVGFYVEDRRVTGSGHRGPGYITDPQDQPFFREQLELGIGEYVYGLGERFTPFVKNGQVVDIWNEDGGTSSEQAYKNIPFYLSNKGYGVFVNHPEKVSYEIASENVSKVQFSVSGESLEYFIIGGANPKEVLDNYTKLTGKPALPPAWTFGLWLTTSFTTDYDEATVNHFVDGMAERDLPLSVFHFDCFWMKEYQWCDFQWDQDMFPDPEGMLQRLKAKGLKICAWINPYIAEKSILFDEGMENGYLVKTADGGVWQWDMWQAGMGLVDFTNPAAVAWYQDKLKVLVDQGVDCFKTDFGERIPTHVVYHDGSDPMKMHNYYTHLYNKAVFDVLEEKLGKNEAALFARSATAGGQQFPVHWGGDCSSTYESMAESLRGGLSLGLSGFGFWSHDISGFELTAAPDVYKRWVQFGLLSSHSRLHGNESYRVPWLFDEESVDVVRSFTKLKCSLMPYLYPSAVESSVKGLPMMRAMVLEFPQDPTCATLDLQYMLGDSILVAPIFNKEGNVQYYVPEGQWTNLLTNERVSGGRWVNEHHDFTTLPVLVKPNTLLATGHEDSRPDYDYADQVALHLFELGEGQQARTVIVNTSGEEELTVIASRKDSVITVKAEGAVKPWSIVLRGIHEVVQVEQGSSQSGEQGVIITPASSGQQELTIHLG, from the coding sequence ATGAAATTTACAGATGGCTATTGGTTGGTTCGCAAGGGCTATGAAATACAAAATCCTGCTGAAATCCGTGATATCGTGACGGACGATGCTTCCATGACGGTATATGCAGCAACCCACCGGATCGAGCATAAAGGAGATACACTGAACGGAGCGTTGCTGAAAGCGACCTACAGCTCACCTATGCCGAATGTCATTCGGGTACGTCTAAACCACCATAAGGGACGGGTGCATCAGGGACCGGATTTTGAAATTCACACCTTGCCAACAGAGGTAGGCATTACGGTGGATGAGGACGCAGCGGTACTGAAAAGCGGCGATCTGAGTGTGCGAGTCGGTCGTGGAAAGAGCTGGGACGTAGGCTTTTATGTCGAGGATCGCAGAGTCACAGGTAGCGGACATCGGGGACCAGGCTATATTACAGACCCGCAGGATCAGCCTTTTTTTCGGGAACAGCTGGAGCTGGGCATCGGTGAGTACGTATACGGACTCGGAGAGCGTTTCACTCCGTTCGTAAAAAATGGCCAAGTGGTCGATATCTGGAATGAAGATGGCGGGACCAGCAGTGAGCAGGCCTATAAAAACATTCCATTTTATCTATCTAATAAAGGGTATGGTGTGTTCGTCAACCATCCGGAAAAGGTATCCTATGAGATTGCATCGGAAAATGTATCAAAGGTTCAGTTTAGCGTCTCCGGCGAATCGTTAGAGTATTTTATTATTGGAGGAGCTAACCCTAAAGAGGTACTGGACAATTACACCAAGCTGACGGGTAAGCCTGCATTACCACCAGCCTGGACTTTTGGTTTGTGGCTGACCACTTCGTTCACAACAGATTACGATGAAGCCACAGTGAATCATTTTGTGGACGGGATGGCTGAGCGAGATCTGCCACTCTCGGTATTCCATTTTGACTGCTTCTGGATGAAGGAATACCAATGGTGCGATTTCCAGTGGGATCAAGACATGTTCCCAGACCCGGAAGGCATGCTGCAAAGATTGAAGGCAAAGGGGCTCAAAATTTGTGCATGGATCAATCCGTATATTGCTGAGAAATCCATTTTGTTTGATGAAGGCATGGAGAATGGTTATCTGGTCAAAACCGCCGATGGTGGCGTGTGGCAATGGGATATGTGGCAGGCGGGGATGGGGCTGGTTGACTTCACGAATCCGGCTGCAGTCGCCTGGTACCAGGATAAGCTGAAGGTGTTAGTAGATCAGGGGGTAGATTGCTTCAAAACTGATTTTGGCGAGCGCATCCCTACCCATGTGGTATATCATGACGGATCTGATCCGATGAAAATGCATAACTATTATACGCATTTGTACAACAAGGCTGTATTTGATGTGCTGGAGGAAAAGCTGGGTAAAAATGAAGCCGCGTTATTTGCACGTTCCGCTACAGCCGGGGGGCAACAGTTCCCGGTTCACTGGGGAGGAGACTGCTCGTCGACGTATGAGTCGATGGCGGAATCCTTACGAGGCGGTTTGTCGCTTGGTTTGAGCGGCTTCGGCTTCTGGAGCCATGATATTAGCGGCTTTGAGTTAACGGCTGCGCCGGACGTATACAAACGGTGGGTACAATTTGGACTTCTGTCCTCCCATAGCCGTCTGCACGGAAACGAATCCTATCGCGTGCCTTGGCTATTTGACGAAGAATCAGTGGATGTGGTGCGTAGCTTTACAAAACTCAAATGCTCGCTAATGCCATACCTGTATCCTTCTGCTGTGGAATCCTCGGTAAAGGGACTGCCGATGATGCGGGCTATGGTATTGGAATTCCCGCAGGACCCAACCTGTGCAACACTGGATCTGCAATACATGCTGGGGGATTCCATTTTGGTAGCCCCAATCTTTAATAAAGAAGGCAATGTACAGTATTATGTACCAGAAGGTCAGTGGACAAATTTACTTACGAATGAGAGAGTGTCAGGTGGTCGTTGGGTCAACGAGCATCATGATTTTACAACTTTGCCTGTGCTCGTGAAGCCGAACACACTGTTGGCAACCGGTCATGAGGACAGTCGTCCGGATTATGATTATGCTGATCAAGTGGCGCTTCATTTGTTTGAGCTTGGTGAGGGGCAACAGGCTCGAACGGTTATCGTGAATACGTCAGGTGAAGAAGAGTTAACGGTTATTGCCAGCCGCAAGGATTCTGTCATTACAGTGAAGGCAGAAGGTGCTGTTAAACCATGGTCGATCGTCCTGCGCGGTATCCACGAGGTTGTTCAAGTGGAGCAAGGCAGCAGCCAGTCGGGAGAACAGGGTGTAATTATTACACCAGCTTCCAGTGGACAGCAAGAGCTTACGATTCACTTGGGCTAG
- a CDS encoding oligosaccharide MFS transporter produces the protein MTNLAKRNYWSLSIFNFAYLFTWSAAMSFFVIWLGQSLEISETYTGFLYAANSIVALIMQPLFGYLSDKLGLRKHLLYILFTILLLVGPFFIYVYGPLLQTQFVIGAIVGALFIGLVFNAGNGVVDSYMDKVSRKYGFEYGRVRMWGSLGWAAATFVAGRVININVNLTFWIASVSAVVAMICIFLTKVEISGQEQQKTESLKLIDVLHLVRTTKFWFLMLFMVGVTQIYEVYDQQFATYFVSQFSSKAEGNQFLGDLSAVQVFLEFVFLFVTPWFVNKTTAKWALIIAGSIMSLRIIGSSLPFGSIWVAAMKMIHSLEKPLILVAIFKYITVNFDQRLSSTMYLLYLFMGSLVVSIFSPIVGHMYEVLNFPITYVILGSIAGLFTILSCFTLTADKKNGERYLEERRKQDLKRATKKAEAVHS, from the coding sequence ATGACGAATTTGGCAAAACGCAACTATTGGTCTCTGAGTATTTTTAACTTCGCTTATCTATTTACATGGTCTGCCGCCATGTCTTTTTTTGTCATTTGGCTGGGACAAAGCCTGGAAATTTCAGAAACCTACACGGGATTTTTATACGCGGCTAATTCAATCGTCGCCTTGATCATGCAGCCTTTGTTCGGTTACTTATCTGACAAGCTGGGCTTGAGAAAACACCTGCTGTACATACTCTTTACAATCCTTTTGCTCGTCGGGCCCTTTTTTATCTATGTATACGGTCCATTGCTTCAAACGCAGTTCGTCATTGGTGCCATTGTTGGTGCGCTATTTATCGGCCTGGTATTTAATGCAGGTAACGGTGTCGTCGATTCGTATATGGACAAAGTTTCGCGTAAATATGGCTTTGAATACGGACGGGTTCGTATGTGGGGTTCACTCGGGTGGGCGGCGGCTACTTTTGTTGCGGGACGGGTCATCAATATCAATGTAAATCTGACCTTCTGGATTGCCTCCGTATCTGCCGTTGTTGCCATGATCTGCATCTTCCTGACCAAAGTCGAAATTTCTGGACAGGAGCAGCAGAAAACAGAATCGTTGAAGCTCATTGATGTGCTGCATCTCGTACGTACCACAAAGTTCTGGTTTCTTATGCTATTCATGGTTGGCGTGACCCAAATTTATGAGGTATATGACCAACAGTTTGCCACATACTTCGTATCGCAGTTCAGTTCCAAAGCGGAAGGAAATCAATTCCTTGGCGATTTGAGCGCTGTGCAGGTTTTTCTGGAATTTGTGTTCCTTTTCGTTACCCCTTGGTTTGTGAACAAAACGACCGCCAAATGGGCATTAATTATTGCCGGGTCGATTATGTCTTTGCGTATTATCGGCTCTTCGCTGCCATTCGGTTCTATATGGGTGGCTGCGATGAAGATGATTCACTCCCTGGAGAAACCACTTATTCTGGTAGCCATCTTCAAGTACATTACCGTTAACTTTGACCAGCGCTTGTCCTCCACCATGTACCTGCTGTATTTGTTTATGGGCTCCCTGGTGGTTTCCATTTTCTCACCCATTGTCGGGCATATGTATGAAGTATTAAATTTCCCGATTACTTATGTAATTCTGGGTTCCATTGCAGGTCTATTCACCATCCTATCCTGTTTTACACTGACAGCAGACAAGAAGAATGGAGAGCGGTATCTGGAAGAACGCCGTAAACAGGATCTGAAAAGAGCAACCAAAAAAGCTGAAGCAGTTCATTCGTAA
- a CDS encoding AraC family transcriptional regulator — protein sequence MQREMLRENRIHGNPMYPVSVYPSVEQLNGNSILESHWHEEMEFIVVEQGTAVFQTDMVYTEVSEGEALFVNSGELHAGYLQKSPRCVFSAVVFHPDILHSRTQDTVQTQFIDPFISKKLVPPPHIRGVQLWEQEVLAALRYIITSHEKNAPARELATKAQLYSMIACLYPHMTPANGEDVIMAGQRNKVERIKKALAYINSHAHEPIRLREIADEIGMSEGHFCRFFKQMVQKSPVEYINYHRIQKACRLLEQSDRKVVDIALDVGFDNLSYFIATFKKWKGLTPSQYRKQHEADQALAVPYITD from the coding sequence ATGCAAAGGGAAATGTTACGAGAAAACCGCATTCACGGCAATCCCATGTATCCAGTCAGCGTATATCCGAGCGTAGAGCAATTGAACGGAAATAGTATATTGGAGTCCCATTGGCATGAGGAAATGGAGTTTATCGTAGTGGAACAAGGGACCGCTGTATTTCAGACGGATATGGTCTATACGGAGGTTAGCGAAGGTGAAGCCCTTTTTGTAAACAGTGGCGAGCTTCACGCCGGTTATTTACAAAAAAGTCCTCGCTGTGTATTTTCTGCGGTGGTGTTTCACCCCGACATACTGCACAGCCGCACGCAGGATACGGTGCAGACGCAGTTTATTGACCCATTTATCAGTAAAAAGCTTGTCCCTCCCCCCCACATTCGCGGCGTGCAGCTCTGGGAGCAAGAGGTGCTGGCTGCATTGCGATACATTATCACCAGCCATGAAAAGAATGCGCCTGCCCGTGAACTGGCGACCAAGGCACAGCTCTATAGCATGATCGCCTGCCTGTACCCACACATGACTCCCGCTAACGGAGAGGATGTGATTATGGCGGGTCAGCGCAACAAAGTTGAACGGATCAAAAAAGCGTTGGCGTATATCAACAGTCATGCTCATGAGCCTATACGTTTACGGGAAATCGCAGATGAGATTGGAATGAGCGAGGGACATTTCTGCCGTTTTTTTAAGCAGATGGTTCAGAAAAGCCCGGTAGAATATATCAACTATCATCGGATTCAAAAGGCTTGCAGGTTGTTGGAGCAAAGTGATCGAAAAGTGGTTGATATTGCGCTGGATGTTGGATTTGACAATCTAAGCTACTTTATTGCGACCTTTAAAAAATGGAAAGGCCTGACCCCTTCGCAGTACCGTAAGCAGCACGAAGCAGATCAGGCGCTTGCTGTCCCTTATATAACAGACTGA
- the brnQ gene encoding branched-chain amino acid transport system II carrier protein, whose amino-acid sequence MSKSVSTSFIIIIGSMLFALFFGAGNLIFPPMLGQMAGKNVWIANAGFLVTGVGLPLLAVTAFVFSGKSNLQTLASRVHPVFGLVFTTILYLAIGPLYAIPRTGSVSFEIGVKPFFSDNVDHPVALFAFTILFFAVACLLSLNPTKIIDVIGKFLTPIKLTFIGLLVIVAIIHPIGKFQEPAEGYTSNVFFKGFQEGYLTLDALVAFIFGIIIVNAIKDRGVNTKKELMIICGKAIAIAVILLAFIYTSLSYMGASSVEKLGILGNGAEVLAKVSSYYFGSYGSILLGLMITVACLTTSVGLITSCSSFFHGLFPKVSYKRVALMLSIFSILVANIGLTQLIKVSTPVLMAIYPIAISLIFLTFLHPVFKGKSEVYQGSLILTFIISLFDGLNAAGIKINVINDFFTHFLPLYNVGLGWLIPSVLGGVAGYIFTKLRGRKIILVLMKPKKNK is encoded by the coding sequence ATGTCTAAAAGTGTTTCTACGTCCTTTATTATCATTATAGGATCAATGCTATTTGCCTTATTTTTTGGTGCAGGGAATCTAATCTTTCCACCTATGCTTGGGCAAATGGCCGGAAAGAATGTATGGATAGCCAATGCGGGTTTCTTGGTTACCGGTGTCGGCTTACCATTACTAGCCGTCACAGCCTTTGTTTTTTCGGGCAAAAGCAATTTGCAAACTTTAGCGAGTCGTGTACATCCTGTATTCGGTCTTGTCTTTACAACAATCCTTTATCTAGCCATCGGGCCTTTGTATGCAATTCCTAGAACCGGTAGTGTGTCATTTGAAATTGGAGTAAAGCCTTTTTTTTCAGACAATGTAGATCATCCTGTCGCACTTTTTGCATTTACTATCCTTTTTTTTGCAGTTGCATGTTTGTTGTCACTTAATCCTACAAAAATTATTGATGTCATCGGAAAGTTCCTAACACCCATTAAATTGACATTCATTGGATTACTTGTGATTGTAGCTATTATTCACCCAATAGGAAAATTCCAAGAACCTGCGGAGGGTTATACATCCAATGTCTTTTTTAAAGGCTTTCAAGAGGGTTATTTAACATTGGACGCTCTTGTAGCCTTTATTTTTGGAATTATCATTGTGAATGCGATTAAGGATAGAGGGGTTAATACAAAAAAAGAGCTGATGATCATTTGTGGCAAAGCGATAGCAATTGCGGTTATACTCTTAGCTTTTATCTATACGTCTCTTTCATACATGGGAGCTTCTAGTGTTGAAAAACTGGGCATTTTAGGAAATGGCGCTGAGGTGTTAGCTAAGGTTTCCTCCTATTATTTTGGATCTTATGGATCTATTCTATTAGGCTTAATGATTACAGTAGCGTGTTTAACGACAAGTGTGGGGCTTATCACTTCCTGCTCTTCCTTTTTTCATGGATTATTTCCAAAAGTCTCTTACAAAAGAGTCGCTCTCATGTTATCTATATTTAGTATCCTTGTAGCCAACATAGGTTTAACACAGCTCATTAAGGTTTCAACGCCAGTATTAATGGCAATATATCCTATTGCTATTTCTCTAATATTTTTAACTTTTTTACATCCCGTATTTAAAGGAAAGTCAGAAGTATATCAAGGCAGTTTGATATTAACCTTTATCATTAGTTTATTTGATGGCTTAAATGCTGCTGGAATAAAAATTAATGTAATTAATGATTTTTTCACCCATTTTCTCCCATTATATAATGTAGGGTTAGGGTGGTTAATTCCCTCTGTTTTAGGAGGTGTAGCTGGCTACATATTTACTAAATTAAGAGGAAGAAAAATAATTTTAGTACTTATGAAGCCCAAAAAAAACAAATAA
- a CDS encoding ABC transporter substrate-binding protein → MRKQLKVAISLACLIMFIGCSASPLSQQTTKITLLNSKSEIKTQLEEVAKQYNQEHPEVSLEIITAPEGTSAYQKLMSMYGSGSPATMSMLDPGDTQTFLDKAIDLSKEKWVADTIENGLDTVKKNDAVLGFPFAVEGYGLIYNKKVLDKATGGAFDVSSVKSRSSLNSLMAKIQKSGVAPDMLSPMDWSLGSHLLALSYSVQPGGFPEFVKGMQNNSIDMSQNNVMSGWVQTLDLLKDNNINKHLPLDSTYEDGAKALGEGKVGLWFMGNWAWNGIKSNDTANEEYGFLPLPLNDNTDDPNNAKITVGVTKYIFIDSTTTTPQQQEEAKKFLNWLVYEKSGQELLVNKANVIPAFKNIDMVPSDPLSKSIKSYMSSGKTLPFMATLPPDHGGITGASIQSYISGKIDKAELLRQIRIYWKAQQ, encoded by the coding sequence ATGAGAAAACAGCTAAAAGTTGCGATTTCTCTAGCATGTTTAATTATGTTTATAGGTTGTTCAGCTTCACCATTATCACAGCAGACGACCAAGATTACACTTTTGAATTCTAAATCTGAAATAAAAACCCAGTTAGAGGAAGTAGCAAAACAATACAATCAAGAGCACCCTGAAGTATCTTTAGAGATTATAACCGCTCCTGAGGGGACGTCTGCATATCAAAAGCTGATGTCGATGTATGGCTCAGGAAGTCCAGCTACCATGTCGATGCTTGATCCAGGCGACACGCAGACATTCTTGGATAAAGCTATTGATTTAAGTAAAGAGAAGTGGGTAGCCGATACGATAGAAAATGGACTTGACACCGTCAAGAAAAATGATGCTGTGCTGGGGTTTCCATTTGCAGTAGAAGGCTACGGATTAATTTACAATAAGAAAGTACTGGACAAAGCAACAGGGGGGGCTTTTGATGTTTCCTCGGTAAAAAGTAGAAGTAGCCTGAATTCATTAATGGCTAAAATTCAGAAGTCGGGAGTAGCACCGGACATGCTTTCACCAATGGACTGGTCTCTCGGCTCTCATCTTTTAGCTCTGTCTTATTCTGTTCAACCTGGGGGCTTTCCGGAGTTTGTTAAAGGTATGCAGAATAACTCCATTGATATGTCCCAGAACAATGTAATGTCTGGATGGGTACAAACTTTAGATCTGCTCAAGGATAACAACATTAATAAGCACTTGCCTTTGGACAGTACGTATGAAGATGGAGCCAAAGCTTTGGGAGAGGGCAAGGTAGGGCTTTGGTTTATGGGCAACTGGGCTTGGAATGGAATAAAGAGCAATGATACGGCAAATGAGGAATACGGTTTCTTGCCTCTTCCGCTAAACGATAATACGGATGATCCTAACAATGCTAAGATCACTGTCGGTGTGACAAAGTATATATTCATCGACTCCACAACTACCACACCTCAGCAGCAAGAGGAAGCAAAGAAGTTTTTGAACTGGCTGGTATATGAAAAATCCGGACAAGAACTTTTGGTTAACAAGGCCAATGTTATACCGGCGTTCAAGAATATTGACATGGTGCCTTCAGATCCTTTGAGTAAATCGATCAAGTCATATATGTCGAGCGGAAAGACGCTGCCGTTCATGGCAACCCTTCCACCTGATCATGGGGGCATCACAGGAGCATCTATCCAAAGCTACATCAGTGGAAAGATAGATAAGGCAGAGCTGTTGCGCCAAATACGTATATATTGGAAAGCTCAGCAGTGA